From Roseateles sp. SL47:
GTCGGTTCAGCCAGCGCGCGGGGGCCTTCTTCGATCAGTGTCAGCAGCAGGCCTTCGGAGAAGCGGTCCTGCACCTTGCCGTCCACCGGATAGGTGAGGTATTGCTCCACGGTGTGCACAAATGCGTCCACCACGCCATTGGCCACCTGGCGGGCGGGCAGGCTGTAGGTGACTTCCGGGTCCAGCACCGAGAACACGGGGTAGGTGTGGCGGCTGGAGAAGGCCAGCTTGTCGCCGGTGGCCTGGCGGCTGATGACGGCCCCGCTGTTGGATTCAGAGCCGGTGGCCGGCAGCGTGAGCACGCAGCCCATCGGCACTGCGCTGGTGACCTTGCTGCCGCCGGTGAGCAGGATGTCCCACGGGTCGGTGGCGGCCGCGTAGCGGGCCGCTGCGGCGATGAACTTGGTGCCATCGGCCACCGAGCCGCCGCCGACGGCCAGCAGGAAATCGATCTTCTGGGCCTTCACCACCTGCACGGCCTTCATCAGGGTTTCATAGGTGGGGTTGGGTTCGATGCCGGCGAATTCCACCACCGCGCGGCCTTCCAGGGCCTTCTGCACCTGTTCCAGTACGCCGTTCTTCTTGATGCTGCCGCCACCGTAGGTGATGAGGATGCGGGCATCTGCCGGGATGTCGCGGCCCAGCTTGGCGATCTGGCCCTTGCCGAACAGGATCTTGGTGGGGGTGTTGAGCGTGAAGTTGTTCATTGCATCCGTCCTTGTGGGTTGTGGGGGCTCATCTGATGGGAATGGATTCTTCTCTTGCAGCGGCCCTGCGGCAATGCATGATGCTGCCCTTGTTTTGCCTAATTCTGCTGTGGAGGGGAAAAACAGGCAAATCGTCCGCGGCGCACGCCTGCGGCGACAGGTGCAGGTCATCCAGGTGGCTGGAGCCGCCGCTGTCAAGCGGTGCCTGGGCGCGCATTCTGCCGATTCCTTGCCAAGGGCGCCCTCTGCGCCATGGCCCGGTGGTCCTCCACGGCGCCCGGTGGGAGGGGGTGTGAAGACCAACCTGAGGCAATGAAGATCATGAACACATCCAAGTGGACGGCGCCGCTGCTGATTACGGTGAGTGCGGCCCTGACGATGGGCTTCGCGTCGGACTCCCGGCAGCGTTGGG
This genomic window contains:
- the yqhD gene encoding alcohol dehydrogenase translates to MNNFTLNTPTKILFGKGQIAKLGRDIPADARILITYGGGSIKKNGVLEQVQKALEGRAVVEFAGIEPNPTYETLMKAVQVVKAQKIDFLLAVGGGSVADGTKFIAAAARYAAATDPWDILLTGGSKVTSAVPMGCVLTLPATGSESNSGAVISRQATGDKLAFSSRHTYPVFSVLDPEVTYSLPARQVANGVVDAFVHTVEQYLTYPVDGKVQDRFSEGLLLTLIEEGPRALAEPTNYAVRANVMWSATQALNGLIGAGVPQDWATHMLGHEITAMHGLDHAQTLAIVLPSLLAYKKEQKRAKLLQYAERVWNLREGSDDQRIDAAIQATRDFFEKLGVRTRLSDYGVDGSTIPAMVAKLKEHGLTALGEHQDITLEDSQRILEAAR